Proteins encoded within one genomic window of Halocatena marina:
- a CDS encoding S26 family signal peptidase translates to MVNRGDRDGPVGATGWIKWLLTTDEGAVAYIRDIVGSALAVLLIGAILFGVSGVWPPMVAIESPSMDPHIQTGDLVFVMEEHRFAGGEAVTYNGKSTGVVPYQAGKESGYKTFKAYGDVIIYQPHGEERVTPIIHRARFWVNEGENWYDKANPAYVGGAENCEQLEHCPAPHSGFITKGDNKQRNDMYDQVVDISSPVKPSWIVGTAEFRIPYLGFIRLGTGIISGLGTTLGASLLGMALLGGGLATDWD, encoded by the coding sequence ATGGTAAACCGCGGTGATAGAGACGGTCCAGTCGGGGCAACTGGATGGATTAAATGGTTGTTGACAACAGATGAAGGTGCAGTCGCATATATCAGGGATATCGTCGGAAGTGCGCTTGCAGTACTCCTTATCGGAGCCATTCTCTTTGGAGTGAGCGGCGTGTGGCCCCCAATGGTCGCGATTGAAAGCCCGAGCATGGACCCCCACATTCAGACGGGCGATCTCGTGTTTGTTATGGAAGAACATCGCTTTGCGGGTGGCGAAGCGGTCACGTACAACGGAAAAAGCACGGGCGTTGTTCCGTATCAGGCTGGAAAAGAATCTGGGTATAAGACATTCAAAGCGTACGGCGACGTGATTATATATCAACCACATGGTGAAGAACGGGTAACACCAATCATTCACAGGGCGCGATTTTGGGTGAATGAGGGTGAAAACTGGTATGACAAAGCCAACCCCGCGTACGTCGGAGGTGCTGAAAACTGTGAGCAGCTCGAACACTGCCCAGCGCCACACAGTGGTTTCATTACGAAAGGTGATAACAAACAGCGGAACGACATGTACGATCAAGTCGTGGACATCAGTTCTCCAGTCAAGCCGTCCTGGATCGTCGGCACAGCCGAATTCCGCATTCCGTATCTCGGATTTATTCGATTGGGAACGGGCATCATTAGTGGACTCGGAACCACGCTCGGAGCATCACTCCTTGGAATGGCCCTGCTCGGTGGGGGCCTTGCAACTGATTGGGATTAG
- a CDS encoding Cdc6/Cdc18 family protein, with translation MRGCTKRMPDTDTDMNSDAIFDDESVDTQDTMFDGFSNEGASPGLFDDLLSGEPIFENKEVLRPSYTPRQLPHREEQINNMATILVTALRGETPSNILIYGKTGTGKTASAKFVSEELENTSEKYEVPCDVQYINCEVTDTQYRVLAQLANTFIEENEQYIDQRLTDLEELCERASETPSSLSETSFDSVTEIEEEIQSLEDDRDELESVPMTGWPTDRVYSTFFEAVEYDERVVVIMLDEIDKLVEKSGDDTLYNLSRMNSELENSRVSIIGISNDLKFTDFLDPRVKSSLGEEEIVFPPYDATQLKDILQHRAEVAFKTGSLSDDVIPLCAAFAAQEHGDARRALDLLRTAGELAERDRTDSIEEAHVRRAQEKIELDRVVEVVRTLPTQSKLVLYAIILLERQGVRNINTGEVFNIYKRLCAEIDVDVLTQRRVTDLISELDMLGIVNAVVVSKGRYGRTKEMGLSVPLEDTETILLSDSRLADVEEAQPFVQARFDD, from the coding sequence ATGAGGGGGTGCACGAAACGAATGCCAGACACGGACACGGACATGAATTCGGACGCTATATTCGATGATGAGTCAGTTGACACACAAGATACAATGTTCGATGGGTTTTCTAACGAAGGAGCTTCTCCTGGGCTATTCGATGACCTTCTTAGTGGAGAACCAATCTTCGAGAATAAGGAGGTGCTTCGGCCATCCTATACACCACGGCAACTCCCTCACCGCGAAGAGCAGATCAACAACATGGCAACGATTCTTGTGACTGCTCTTCGTGGAGAGACTCCCTCCAACATCCTCATTTATGGCAAGACCGGCACCGGGAAAACTGCGTCTGCGAAGTTTGTCAGCGAGGAACTTGAAAACACCTCCGAGAAATACGAGGTACCCTGTGATGTTCAGTACATCAACTGTGAGGTAACGGATACTCAGTATCGCGTTCTCGCTCAACTTGCCAACACGTTCATCGAAGAAAACGAACAGTATATCGATCAGCGCCTCACAGATCTCGAAGAACTTTGCGAGCGTGCGAGTGAAACTCCGTCCTCTCTTTCTGAAACGTCGTTTGATTCAGTAACGGAGATCGAGGAGGAGATACAATCACTCGAAGATGACCGCGACGAGCTCGAATCCGTTCCGATGACAGGGTGGCCGACCGATCGAGTGTACTCAACGTTCTTCGAGGCAGTCGAGTACGACGAGCGCGTTGTCGTCATTATGCTCGACGAGATCGATAAGCTCGTCGAGAAGAGTGGCGATGATACCCTCTACAATCTATCACGGATGAACTCAGAGCTCGAAAACTCGCGCGTTTCTATCATCGGCATCTCGAACGACTTGAAGTTCACCGACTTTCTTGATCCCCGTGTCAAATCGAGCCTCGGTGAAGAGGAGATCGTTTTCCCACCGTACGACGCAACGCAACTCAAAGACATCCTCCAGCACCGGGCAGAAGTCGCGTTCAAAACCGGATCACTCTCTGACGATGTGATTCCATTGTGTGCTGCTTTTGCGGCCCAAGAGCACGGCGATGCACGACGCGCGCTCGATCTGCTCCGGACTGCGGGTGAACTCGCAGAACGCGATCGCACCGATTCTATCGAAGAAGCACACGTCCGTCGCGCACAGGAAAAAATCGAACTCGACCGTGTCGTCGAGGTCGTCAGAACACTCCCAACACAGTCGAAACTCGTCCTTTATGCCATCATACTTCTCGAACGACAGGGAGTTCGAAACATCAACACTGGCGAAGTGTTCAACATCTACAAGCGCCTGTGTGCCGAAATCGACGTCGACGTACTGACGCAGCGCCGCGTCACAGATCTAATCAGCGAACTCGATATGCTCGGGATCGTCAATGCCGTCGTCGTTAGCAAAGGCCGCTACGGACGGACCAAAGAAATGGGTCTTTCAGTCCCACTCGAAGACACCGAAACAATCCTACTGAGCGACTCACGGCTTGCCGATGTCGAGGAAGCACAACCGTTCGTTCAAGCTCGATTTGACGATTAG